Part of the Tetragenococcus koreensis genome, GTTGAAGGAATTAGAAGTTTAAAGGGGATTGGTCCTTATACAGCAGGAGCCATTGCAAGCATATCTTTTGGCCTGCCAGAGCCGGCCATTGATGGGAATGTCATGCGGGTAATCAGTCGTTTATTTGGTGTTGAAGAAGATATTGCTAAGGCTAGCACCTACAAAATATTTGACCAGATTCTTCGTGCAATTATTTCGCATGAAAACCCTGGAGATATGAATCAAGCGCTGATGGAAGTAGGAGCGACGGTTTCCACGCCAGCAGCGAAAGAGTGCCCAGAATGGCTCAAACCTTTTTGCTATGCTTGTGCTCATGATGAGCATGATAAATTTCCAGTCAAGTCGAAAAAGGCCAAGCCTAAAGATGTTTACTATTTAGCGGGTGTTATCGAAAATAAAGAACATGAACATTTACTAATACAGCGCCCTGAAAATGGACTTTTAGCTAAGATGTGGCATTATCCACTAGAAGAAGTTGAGCCCAGGAAATACCAGGAATTTAAACAGCTCTGGCAAAAAGAAGACAGTAAGCAGTTATCATTAGACTTGGTAGCTGAAGATACTGTACCAGAACTTTTCAGCAGCTGGCCGGTTGTCTGGCAAAAACGACATTTCGGCGAAGTCACTCATGTATTTAGTCATTTAAAATGGCATATTCTCATTTTCTATGGACGTACACAAACTGAGTTTCTACCTGAACATGGTAAATGGCTGGATGAACAATCTTTTTCTGACCTTGTTTTTCCTAAAGTTCAGCAAAAAATAGTCCAACAATTCAATAAAACGCATAAAGTTGAATAAGATTTATAGAAAACAATTGAATTTATTGCT contains:
- the mutY gene encoding A/G-specific adenine glycosylase; this encodes MKSKMWDEQTIHAFQTTLLDWYHQNKRNLPWRADTNPYKVWISEIMLQQTRVDTVIDYYYRFMEEFPTIKSLAEANEEKLLKVWEGLGYYSRARNLKVAATQIQENFNGEFPQTVEGIRSLKGIGPYTAGAIASISFGLPEPAIDGNVMRVISRLFGVEEDIAKASTYKIFDQILRAIISHENPGDMNQALMEVGATVSTPAAKECPEWLKPFCYACAHDEHDKFPVKSKKAKPKDVYYLAGVIENKEHEHLLIQRPENGLLAKMWHYPLEEVEPRKYQEFKQLWQKEDSKQLSLDLVAEDTVPELFSSWPVVWQKRHFGEVTHVFSHLKWHILIFYGRTQTEFLPEHGKWLDEQSFSDLVFPKVQQKIVQQFNKTHKVE